A single genomic interval of Microbacterium oleivorans harbors:
- a CDS encoding ABC transporter substrate-binding protein, which produces MNRTARGVTIGAVAVGGLILTSCAGGAAPGDDGDVTITYSNFISAGGNEDNLTKIVEAFESENEGITVEVKTLPYADYFTALQTDLAGGTASDVFDIEFANYAAYQQSGVLAPLDDVDTGAYQASLVDAYATDGTSYALPSSFSNVVLFYNADLFDAAGLEYPTADWTWEDEQAAAEQLTDAGAGVWGDYQPISYHEYYKAVAQAGGEFLSDDGTAVGFTSPEGIAAAEWLIGKSGSTMPTAEQGAGTPDFDSGLFSSGKLAMWHSGIWMFGSLADADFSWDIAVEPGDQQHASALFSNAVGVSAGSKHTDAATAFAEFLTSSATTVETRLEAGWELPPIADQSELAAYLDITPPANRQAVFDSLENVALAPSIGDGQAEMQDIVTEELTEAAAGRKTVEQALADAEQRITPLLG; this is translated from the coding sequence ATGAACCGCACAGCCCGCGGGGTCACGATCGGCGCCGTCGCCGTCGGCGGCCTCATCCTCACCTCGTGCGCCGGGGGCGCGGCCCCCGGCGACGACGGCGACGTCACCATCACCTACTCGAACTTCATCTCGGCGGGCGGCAACGAAGACAATCTGACGAAGATCGTCGAGGCCTTCGAGTCCGAGAACGAGGGCATCACCGTCGAGGTGAAGACCCTGCCGTACGCGGACTATTTCACGGCCCTCCAGACCGATCTGGCCGGCGGCACGGCGTCGGATGTCTTCGACATCGAGTTCGCGAACTACGCGGCGTACCAGCAGAGCGGTGTGCTCGCTCCGCTGGACGACGTCGATACGGGCGCCTATCAGGCGTCGCTGGTCGACGCCTACGCGACCGACGGTACGTCGTACGCGCTGCCGAGCTCGTTCTCGAACGTCGTCCTCTTCTACAACGCCGACCTGTTCGACGCGGCCGGCCTCGAGTACCCGACCGCGGACTGGACATGGGAGGACGAGCAGGCGGCGGCGGAGCAGCTGACGGATGCCGGCGCCGGAGTGTGGGGCGACTATCAGCCGATCAGCTACCACGAGTACTACAAGGCCGTCGCTCAGGCGGGCGGCGAGTTCCTGAGCGATGACGGCACCGCGGTCGGGTTCACCTCGCCTGAGGGGATCGCGGCGGCCGAGTGGCTCATCGGCAAGAGCGGCTCCACGATGCCCACCGCCGAGCAGGGGGCCGGAACACCCGACTTCGACAGCGGGCTCTTCTCGTCGGGCAAGCTCGCGATGTGGCACAGCGGCATCTGGATGTTCGGCTCCCTCGCCGACGCCGATTTCTCGTGGGACATCGCCGTAGAGCCCGGAGACCAGCAGCATGCGAGCGCGTTGTTCTCCAACGCCGTGGGTGTGTCGGCGGGTTCGAAGCACACGGATGCTGCAACAGCCTTCGCCGAGTTCCTCACCTCCTCCGCGACCACGGTCGAGACGCGGCTCGAGGCGGGCTGGGAGCTCCCCCCGATCGCCGATCAGTCCGAGCTGGCGGCCTATCTCGACATCACGCCGCCGGCGAATCGCCAGGCGGTGTTCGATTCGCTCGAGAACGTGGCCCTGGCGCCGTCGATCGGCGACGGGCAGGCCGAGATGCAAGACATCGTCACCGAGGAACTGACCGAGGCCGCCGCGGGACGCAAGACCGTCGAGCAGGCACTCGCCGACGCGGAGCAGCGCATCACGCCCCTCCTCGGCTGA
- a CDS encoding TIM-barrel domain-containing protein produces the protein MSFHSPIGVVAAGAAPHPTPAASRRLAGLAIALIAGLVLALLSAAPARANTLDGVWHSPYGADELYATEPTERAPRDPMAGDDVQLNVTTWPVAPGQSAWITWKLNGVDQTPRGAAWDHNSGNNTYWKIDLGEFARGDRVEYTVHADVNGAGQRDIGPFSFTVTSWSSVTDVTSVLDNGTSVDIVTGDSAGDFTPRIRFAFPRLDGFDTQISPTGSGLDLAGLTDYTVDDAATQVTISTDRIVLRIDKAPYRLSVYESDGTTLITRQYDPTQFRNIGWASDGSSTVTKIEDHFLSPTGERFEGFGERYDGLDHRGTDVHNYVYNQYQDQGATRRTYYSAPFFVNSAGYGIHLDTTRYAIFNLATHRSDMAGFTVDTGGALDSTLGYSFFSGDQAAVLDDYTADTGRPLLPPKWAFGLWGSANEWNTQADVDEWLGQVESSQIPHSVLVLEQWSDEATFYLWKDAQYTPTAGGDALSYDDLTFPAGGAWQDPRQMVADAHDQGVKVLLWQIPVLKENFTSNPATAPQQHLNDRAHATAQSYLVDDGSGQPYRIPTGQWFGDSTVPDFTDPAATAWWMSKRQYLLDEIGVDGFKTDGSEALFGRDLQVSDGRRGDEMHNAYPNEYTSAYNAVVQQATSGDGTIFSRAGTTGGQSSSIFWAGDQASTFGAFQEAVRAGQSAGQSGVPFWAWDLAGFTGSFPSAELYLRSTAQATFSPIMQYHSEKADPSPSEARTPWNVQARTGDPSVVPTFAKFANVRMNLVPYLYTAADESSRTGIPMMRAMSLAFPEDAAAAGYDQQYMFGSELLVAPITAQGQTTKDVYLPEGEWYDFWNGGRALGDGVKQYSAGLDGIPVYARAGAVVPLNLNDAYELGGTIGNDVDAYDNLAFRVYPAESSSYDYFEDSADARRTIEVSADRVARTVDITAPPLTTTATYQVSGTRPGGVSVGGTAVSPIGSLGDLAAATSGWYWDPQLQLTSVKIEAATTARVVSLTGVDKAAYEAEFAQHTAVTTNTDHPGYTGTGFVDGFATTGDAVEFDVWAEQAGTHQLQFRYGNGAPTGAARTIRVDGVSLGDLTLAPTGSWSQWGTAGISTSLTPGRHTVRIEYGPGGAGGINLDNLVLAR, from the coding sequence ATGTCTTTCCACTCGCCTATCGGCGTCGTCGCGGCCGGCGCCGCCCCGCATCCCACACCGGCGGCTTCTCGTCGCCTGGCCGGCCTGGCGATCGCACTCATCGCGGGCCTCGTTCTGGCGTTGCTCTCCGCGGCCCCGGCGCGCGCGAACACCCTCGACGGGGTCTGGCATTCGCCCTACGGCGCCGACGAGCTCTACGCGACGGAGCCGACCGAGCGGGCCCCCCGCGACCCGATGGCCGGCGACGACGTCCAGCTCAATGTCACGACCTGGCCGGTGGCGCCTGGTCAGTCGGCGTGGATCACGTGGAAGCTCAACGGAGTCGACCAGACGCCCCGCGGCGCGGCCTGGGACCACAACTCCGGCAACAACACGTACTGGAAGATCGACCTGGGTGAGTTCGCCCGCGGCGACCGCGTCGAGTACACCGTGCACGCCGACGTCAACGGCGCCGGTCAGCGCGACATCGGCCCGTTCTCGTTCACGGTGACCTCATGGAGCTCCGTCACCGACGTGACCTCGGTGCTCGACAACGGCACATCGGTCGACATCGTCACCGGCGACAGCGCCGGGGACTTCACGCCCCGCATCCGCTTTGCCTTTCCGCGTCTCGACGGATTCGACACGCAGATCTCCCCCACCGGCTCGGGCCTCGATCTCGCCGGTCTGACCGACTACACCGTCGACGACGCGGCGACCCAGGTCACGATCTCGACCGACCGGATCGTGCTGCGCATCGATAAGGCGCCGTACCGGCTCTCGGTCTACGAAAGCGACGGGACGACCCTCATCACCCGGCAGTACGACCCGACGCAGTTCCGCAACATCGGCTGGGCGAGCGACGGATCGTCGACGGTCACGAAGATCGAGGACCACTTCCTCTCACCGACCGGCGAGCGCTTCGAGGGCTTCGGCGAGAGGTACGACGGGCTCGACCACCGCGGCACCGACGTGCACAACTACGTCTACAACCAGTACCAGGACCAAGGTGCAACACGGCGGACGTATTACTCGGCCCCCTTCTTCGTCAACTCGGCCGGCTACGGCATCCACCTCGACACGACGCGGTACGCGATCTTCAACCTGGCGACCCACCGGTCGGACATGGCGGGCTTCACGGTCGATACCGGCGGCGCGCTCGACTCGACCCTCGGCTACAGCTTCTTCAGCGGCGACCAGGCCGCCGTGCTCGACGACTACACCGCCGACACCGGCCGGCCGCTGCTCCCACCGAAGTGGGCGTTCGGCCTCTGGGGCTCGGCGAACGAATGGAACACCCAGGCCGACGTCGACGAGTGGCTCGGTCAGGTCGAGTCGTCGCAGATCCCGCACAGCGTGCTCGTGCTCGAGCAGTGGAGCGACGAGGCGACCTTCTACCTCTGGAAGGATGCGCAGTACACCCCGACGGCGGGCGGCGACGCCCTGTCGTACGACGACCTCACCTTCCCCGCGGGCGGCGCCTGGCAGGACCCGCGACAGATGGTCGCCGACGCCCACGACCAGGGCGTGAAGGTGCTGCTGTGGCAGATCCCCGTACTCAAGGAGAACTTCACGTCGAACCCCGCGACCGCGCCGCAGCAGCACCTCAATGACCGGGCCCACGCGACGGCGCAGAGCTACCTCGTCGACGACGGCTCGGGCCAGCCGTACCGCATCCCCACCGGGCAGTGGTTCGGCGACAGCACCGTGCCGGACTTCACCGACCCCGCCGCGACGGCGTGGTGGATGAGCAAGCGTCAGTACCTCCTCGACGAGATCGGCGTCGACGGCTTCAAGACCGACGGCAGCGAGGCGCTGTTCGGGCGTGACCTCCAAGTGTCGGACGGCCGCCGCGGCGACGAGATGCACAACGCCTACCCGAACGAGTACACCTCGGCGTACAACGCGGTCGTGCAGCAGGCCACCAGCGGCGACGGCACGATCTTCAGCCGCGCGGGGACCACGGGCGGGCAGAGCTCGTCGATCTTCTGGGCGGGCGACCAGGCCTCGACCTTTGGCGCCTTCCAAGAGGCGGTCCGCGCCGGACAGAGCGCCGGACAGTCGGGCGTGCCGTTCTGGGCATGGGATCTGGCGGGCTTCACCGGTTCGTTCCCGAGCGCCGAGCTCTACTTGCGCTCGACGGCGCAGGCCACCTTCTCGCCGATCATGCAGTACCACTCCGAGAAGGCCGACCCGAGCCCGTCCGAGGCCCGAACCCCCTGGAATGTCCAGGCGCGCACCGGCGACCCGAGCGTCGTCCCCACCTTCGCGAAGTTCGCCAACGTGCGCATGAACCTCGTGCCCTACCTCTACACCGCGGCCGACGAGAGCTCGCGGACGGGCATCCCGATGATGCGGGCGATGAGCCTGGCGTTTCCCGAGGATGCCGCGGCCGCGGGCTACGACCAGCAGTACATGTTCGGCTCCGAGCTGCTCGTCGCACCCATCACGGCGCAGGGCCAGACCACGAAGGACGTGTACCTGCCCGAGGGCGAGTGGTACGACTTCTGGAACGGCGGACGTGCCCTCGGCGACGGTGTCAAGCAGTACAGCGCGGGCCTCGACGGCATCCCGGTCTACGCGCGCGCCGGGGCCGTCGTGCCCCTGAACCTCAACGATGCGTACGAGCTCGGCGGAACGATCGGCAACGACGTCGACGCCTATGACAACCTGGCGTTCAGGGTGTACCCGGCAGAGTCGAGCTCGTACGACTACTTCGAGGACTCCGCCGACGCCCGCCGCACGATCGAGGTCAGCGCCGACCGCGTGGCGCGCACCGTCGACATCACGGCGCCCCCGCTGACGACGACCGCCACCTACCAGGTCTCGGGCACCCGGCCCGGCGGCGTCTCGGTCGGCGGTACGGCGGTGAGTCCGATCGGCTCCCTCGGCGACCTGGCCGCGGCGACGAGCGGCTGGTACTGGGACCCGCAGTTGCAGCTCACCTCCGTCAAGATCGAGGCTGCGACCACCGCTCGCGTCGTGTCGCTGACGGGCGTCGACAAGGCCGCATACGAAGCGGAGTTCGCGCAGCACACGGCCGTCACGACGAATACCGATCACCCGGGATACACCGGCACCGGCTTCGTCGACGGCTTCGCGACGACCGGCGACGCCGTGGAGTTCGACGTGTGGGCCGAGCAGGCGGGCACGCACCAGCTGCAGTTCCGTTACGGAAACGGTGCGCCGACGGGGGCGGCGCGAACGATCCGCGTCGACGGCGTCTCGCTCGGCGACCTGACGCTCGCGCCGACAGGCTCGTGGTCGCAGTGGGGGACGGCGGGTATCTCGACATCCCTCACCCCGGGCCGGCACACCGTGCGCATCGAGTACGGACCCGGCGGCGCAGGCGGCATCAACCTCGACAACCTCGTGCTGGCGCGCTGA
- a CDS encoding carbohydrate ABC transporter permease — MTLAPGRAPIAMPDTAPPAASPRRRRRGRGRYALIVLAFLLPSAVPLAMFTIYPMFGALWTSLHRWNLLAPMQWVGLDNYVTLIQDPGTRRAFANTLYYLVGYLPLVYIGGLALALALNTRFRGRDLLRGVYFLPVVTSWIVVALVWRWLLNPSVGIVNAALAVIGIEGPGWWTDPLWSMPSIILASAWKDLGFVMIILLAGLQAIPTEMYEAAKVDGAGPWRRLFSVTLPLLSPSTFFVVVISLINGFQVFDQVYAMTGGGPAGSSTVVVQQIYDLTFRYGSAGEASALSWMLFTLVLGVTVIQIIGQRKWVTYA; from the coding sequence ATGACTCTCGCGCCGGGACGCGCACCCATCGCGATGCCCGACACGGCACCGCCCGCCGCGTCGCCGCGTCGTCGTCGCCGCGGACGGGGCCGGTACGCGCTCATCGTGCTCGCGTTCCTTCTGCCGAGCGCCGTGCCCCTGGCGATGTTCACCATCTATCCGATGTTCGGTGCGCTCTGGACGAGTCTGCACCGGTGGAACCTTCTCGCACCGATGCAGTGGGTGGGTCTCGACAACTACGTCACCCTCATCCAGGACCCCGGGACGCGGCGGGCCTTCGCCAATACGCTGTACTACCTCGTGGGCTATCTCCCTCTCGTCTACATCGGGGGCCTCGCGCTGGCGTTGGCTCTCAACACGCGTTTCCGCGGTCGTGACCTGCTGCGCGGGGTCTACTTCCTCCCCGTCGTGACCAGCTGGATCGTCGTCGCGCTCGTCTGGCGCTGGCTGCTGAACCCATCGGTCGGCATCGTCAACGCCGCGCTGGCCGTCATCGGGATCGAGGGCCCCGGATGGTGGACCGATCCGCTGTGGTCGATGCCGTCGATCATCCTGGCCTCGGCCTGGAAGGACCTCGGGTTCGTCATGATCATCCTGCTCGCCGGGCTCCAGGCGATCCCCACCGAGATGTACGAGGCGGCCAAGGTCGACGGTGCCGGTCCCTGGCGGCGTCTGTTCAGCGTCACCCTGCCGCTGCTGTCACCATCGACGTTCTTCGTCGTCGTGATCTCGCTGATCAACGGCTTCCAAGTCTTCGACCAGGTCTACGCCATGACGGGCGGTGGCCCGGCGGGGTCGAGCACCGTCGTCGTCCAGCAGATCTACGACCTCACCTTCCGGTACGGGTCGGCGGGGGAGGCGTCCGCGCTGTCGTGGATGCTGTTCACCCTCGTTCTGGGGGTCACCGTCATCCAGATCATCGGCCAGCGCAAGTGGGTGACCTATGCGTGA
- a CDS encoding ROK family transcriptional regulator codes for MTRSAVLAYIGGNGPTSRADLARELGVSPALITQHTRQLIADGLLIELDHSPSQGGRPARLLGLVSDAGRAIGVKVVADHITAVEVGIDGSVARSATEPFNAASGTAITRLGAMLRTFIDGGSGAPLLGIGVGVPGNVDEQAVGTVDSTQLGWQRVPLGEALRRELDLPVLVENNVNALAIAEALHGQARGHDNVLVITIGTGIGAGLMADGRVLRGRSGGAGEVGHVPVEEDGPLCQCGGRGCLEAIIGQSALVDRARERGLIGVDAGVSALRALADGGNVAAQQLFSHAGHLLGRVLAGVVNLVDPEIVIMLGEGIEAWSHWSFGFEPAFRSGLIPRNRMVPVAVETWQDDRWAQGAAALVLSTPFDAQGRSGEQGRLVRERIAVPRSSDDVRDGGR; via the coding sequence GTGACACGTTCGGCCGTTCTCGCCTACATCGGCGGCAACGGGCCCACGTCTCGCGCCGATCTCGCCCGCGAGCTCGGCGTTTCACCCGCGCTCATCACGCAGCACACCCGCCAGCTCATCGCCGACGGCCTCCTGATCGAGCTCGACCACAGCCCGTCGCAGGGCGGCCGGCCGGCGCGCCTGCTCGGACTGGTGTCCGACGCCGGGCGCGCGATCGGCGTCAAGGTCGTCGCCGACCACATCACCGCGGTCGAGGTGGGCATCGACGGCTCGGTGGCCCGATCGGCGACCGAGCCGTTCAACGCGGCATCCGGCACCGCCATCACGCGGCTCGGCGCGATGCTGCGCACCTTCATCGACGGGGGATCGGGCGCGCCGCTGCTCGGGATCGGCGTCGGGGTGCCCGGCAACGTCGACGAGCAGGCGGTCGGCACGGTCGACTCGACGCAGCTCGGCTGGCAGCGCGTACCGCTCGGTGAGGCCCTGCGTCGCGAGCTCGACCTGCCCGTGCTGGTGGAGAACAACGTCAACGCCCTCGCGATCGCCGAGGCCCTGCACGGACAGGCCCGCGGCCACGACAACGTGCTCGTGATCACGATCGGCACCGGCATCGGCGCCGGCCTCATGGCCGACGGCCGAGTGCTGCGCGGCCGCAGCGGCGGTGCCGGCGAGGTCGGGCACGTGCCGGTCGAAGAGGACGGACCGCTCTGCCAGTGCGGCGGGCGCGGCTGCCTCGAGGCGATCATCGGCCAGAGCGCGCTCGTCGATCGGGCCCGCGAACGCGGACTGATCGGCGTCGACGCGGGCGTCTCGGCCTTGCGCGCGCTCGCCGACGGCGGCAACGTCGCCGCGCAGCAGCTCTTCTCGCACGCGGGCCACCTTCTCGGCCGTGTACTGGCCGGGGTGGTCAACCTCGTCGACCCCGAGATCGTGATCATGCTCGGCGAGGGTATCGAGGCGTGGAGCCACTGGTCCTTCGGATTCGAGCCCGCGTTCCGGTCAGGACTGATCCCCCGCAACCGCATGGTGCCCGTCGCGGTGGAGACCTGGCAGGACGATCGATGGGCTCAGGGCGCCGCGGCGCTCGTGCTCTCGACGCCGTTCGACGCGCAGGGGCGATCGGGCGAGCAGGGGCGTCTCGTGCGCGAGCGCATCGCCGTGCCGAGGTCGTCCGACGACGTCCGGGACGGTGGGCGATGA
- a CDS encoding TIM-barrel domain-containing protein, which translates to MTTQSRRRPAAMIATGALTLTVLSGVAGWSASDPAVAAPLGVQREQFTSGSSYLIVEVLDDDLVHFELAGGGTPPGTGSALFTTPQVDKNDYAGPEVYSRAGSSIETAALRIEVDPGDLCVTAVDIARSPELVLHEACPADFGQAWKGLDITKGVMENAYGLGQQFFTGASADGDWVGRTRTPGGTYGNAMVFDPENGPVGNTQIPVLFAVGAAGANYGLFVDQLYKQEWNLMGDPWTMRTWGDQLRWYLMAGDDLPDLRQDYMELTGTPPVPPRKAFGLWMSEFGYDDWNEVDDTISALRDADFPVDGAMLDVQWFGGVTANSDDTRMGSLDWDTSRFPDPAAKIASLAADGVGIIPIEESYIGRNLPEHGELAAAGHLVRAGCATCAPVYLTGNPWWGTGGMIDWTQPAAGAAWHDGQRQHLVDAGVTGHWLDLGEPEMYDAGDWTAGILPGKHAHADYHNAYNLLWAQSIADGYARNDEDARPFLLSRAAAGGIQRHGTAMWSADIGSTMKALASQQNAQMHMSMSGIDYYGSDVGGFRREMLDADADELYTQWFADSAWFDTPLRPHTENLCNCLETSPAGIGDQASNRENLVRRYELAPYYYSLAHRANRYGEPLAPPLVYYYQDDANVREMGHQKMLGRDLMVAIVAGEGERERDVYLPAGDWVDLHTNERIASSGQWITDVPLWRGGVFTLPAYARSGAIIPKAFVDGETKDITGARSDGTVRDELITTVYADGDASEFTLYEDDGATTAYQDGAVRTTRISQQLAGGVATVTVDPASGTYSGAPSSRSTVVELVTDGTQASAVTLGGTQLVEHANKAAFDAAASGWYNAGGRTVIAKSASGSVSDAKTFAFMLGEQPVWATFACENATTTFGQSVYVVGGIPQLGNWSPTGAIKLEPSGYPTWTGVIEALPPSSSIEWKCIKRQENDPFTVDAWEPGGNNVLNTPPSGSAGITTGAF; encoded by the coding sequence ATGACAACGCAGTCCCGGCGGCGCCCGGCCGCCATGATCGCGACCGGCGCGCTGACCCTTACGGTGCTTTCGGGCGTCGCCGGATGGTCGGCGTCCGACCCTGCCGTGGCAGCGCCGCTCGGGGTACAGCGCGAGCAGTTCACGTCGGGTTCGAGCTACCTCATCGTCGAGGTTCTCGATGACGACCTCGTGCACTTCGAGCTCGCTGGCGGCGGCACCCCGCCGGGCACCGGGTCGGCCCTGTTCACCACCCCGCAGGTCGATAAGAACGACTACGCCGGGCCCGAGGTCTACTCCCGTGCCGGGTCGAGCATCGAGACCGCGGCACTGCGCATCGAGGTCGACCCGGGCGACCTGTGCGTCACCGCGGTCGACATCGCACGCAGCCCCGAGCTCGTGCTGCACGAGGCGTGCCCTGCCGACTTCGGCCAGGCGTGGAAGGGACTCGACATCACAAAGGGCGTGATGGAGAACGCCTACGGCCTCGGCCAGCAGTTCTTCACCGGCGCCAGCGCCGACGGCGACTGGGTCGGCCGCACGCGCACGCCGGGCGGCACCTACGGCAACGCCATGGTGTTCGATCCCGAGAACGGGCCCGTCGGCAACACCCAGATCCCCGTGCTGTTCGCCGTCGGCGCCGCCGGGGCCAACTACGGACTGTTCGTCGACCAGCTCTACAAGCAGGAGTGGAACCTGATGGGCGACCCCTGGACGATGCGGACGTGGGGCGACCAGCTGCGGTGGTACCTCATGGCGGGCGACGACCTCCCCGATCTGCGCCAGGACTACATGGAGCTCACCGGCACACCCCCGGTGCCGCCGCGCAAGGCCTTCGGCCTGTGGATGTCGGAGTTCGGCTACGACGACTGGAACGAGGTCGACGACACGATCTCCGCTCTGCGTGACGCCGACTTCCCCGTCGACGGTGCCATGCTCGACGTGCAGTGGTTCGGCGGCGTGACCGCGAACTCCGACGACACCCGCATGGGATCGCTCGACTGGGACACCTCACGCTTCCCAGACCCCGCCGCGAAGATCGCCTCCCTCGCCGCGGACGGCGTCGGCATCATCCCGATCGAGGAGTCGTACATCGGCCGCAACCTCCCCGAGCACGGCGAGCTCGCCGCCGCCGGCCACCTCGTGCGCGCTGGTTGTGCGACATGCGCGCCGGTCTACCTCACCGGCAACCCGTGGTGGGGCACCGGCGGGATGATCGACTGGACGCAGCCGGCCGCCGGCGCGGCCTGGCACGACGGCCAGCGGCAGCATCTCGTCGACGCGGGCGTGACCGGACACTGGCTCGACCTGGGCGAGCCCGAGATGTACGACGCCGGGGACTGGACCGCGGGCATCCTGCCCGGCAAGCACGCGCACGCTGACTACCACAACGCCTACAACCTGCTCTGGGCGCAGAGCATCGCCGACGGCTACGCCCGCAACGACGAGGACGCCCGGCCGTTCCTCCTCTCGCGCGCCGCAGCGGGCGGCATCCAGCGCCATGGAACGGCGATGTGGTCGGCCGACATCGGCTCGACGATGAAGGCCCTCGCGTCGCAGCAGAACGCGCAGATGCACATGTCGATGTCGGGCATCGACTACTACGGGTCGGATGTCGGCGGCTTCCGGCGCGAGATGCTCGACGCCGATGCCGATGAGCTCTACACGCAGTGGTTCGCCGACAGCGCCTGGTTCGACACACCGCTGCGTCCGCACACCGAGAACCTCTGCAACTGCCTCGAGACGAGCCCTGCGGGGATCGGCGACCAAGCGAGCAACCGCGAGAACCTGGTGCGCCGCTACGAGCTCGCGCCGTACTACTACTCGCTCGCGCACCGCGCGAACCGGTACGGCGAACCGCTCGCGCCGCCGCTCGTCTACTACTACCAGGACGACGCGAACGTGCGAGAGATGGGGCACCAGAAGATGCTCGGCCGCGACCTCATGGTCGCCATCGTCGCCGGTGAGGGCGAGCGCGAACGCGACGTCTACCTTCCCGCCGGCGACTGGGTCGATCTGCACACGAACGAGCGCATCGCCAGCTCGGGGCAGTGGATCACCGATGTCCCGCTGTGGCGCGGCGGGGTGTTCACCCTGCCGGCGTACGCGCGGTCGGGAGCGATCATCCCGAAGGCGTTCGTCGACGGCGAGACGAAGGACATCACCGGCGCCCGGTCCGACGGCACCGTCCGCGACGAGCTCATCACGACGGTCTACGCCGACGGCGACGCGAGTGAGTTCACCCTCTACGAGGACGACGGCGCGACCACCGCGTACCAAGACGGCGCGGTGCGCACGACGCGCATCTCGCAGCAGCTGGCCGGTGGTGTGGCCACCGTCACCGTCGATCCGGCATCCGGAACGTACTCCGGCGCCCCCTCGTCTCGGTCGACCGTCGTCGAGCTCGTCACCGATGGCACGCAGGCGTCGGCCGTGACCCTCGGCGGGACCCAGCTCGTCGAGCACGCGAACAAGGCGGCCTTCGATGCAGCCGCCAGCGGTTGGTACAACGCGGGAGGCCGCACCGTCATCGCCAAGTCGGCGAGCGGCTCGGTGTCGGATGCGAAGACCTTCGCCTTCATGCTCGGAGAGCAGCCGGTGTGGGCCACCTTCGCCTGCGAGAACGCCACGACGACGTTCGGCCAGTCGGTCTACGTCGTCGGCGGCATCCCGCAGCTCGGTAACTGGTCGCCCACCGGCGCGATCAAGCTCGAGCCGAGCGGCTACCCGACGTGGACCGGCGTCATCGAGGCGCTGCCGCCCTCCAGTTCGATCGAGTGGAAATGCATCAAGCGGCAGGAGAACGACCCGTTCACGGTGGACGCGTGGGAGCCCGGCGGGAACAACGTCCTGAACACACCGCCGTCCGGATCGGCGGGGATCACCACCGGCGCCTTCTGA
- a CDS encoding carbohydrate ABC transporter permease, whose protein sequence is MREKTKRSLLVLVLIVGAAIMFFPFLWTLSTSLSPGAGLDATPQLVPDDPSISAYQTLFAELPFARIILNSLGLAVATAVFQLVTSSLAAYAFSRLPFRGRGFVFALYLATMMIPIQVLIVPLFVQMRDLGLVDTYLGVLLPGIASAFGVFLLRQAMNAVPRELDEAATLDGAGHFRIFGTVVLPLVGPTLATLAVFSFMNSWNSFLWPLIILRSKELQTLPLALAGLQGQYTTEWDVMMAGSVVSILPMLAIYVFAQRYVIQGVASSGIK, encoded by the coding sequence ATGCGTGAGAAGACCAAACGCTCGCTCCTCGTCCTGGTGCTCATCGTGGGCGCCGCGATCATGTTCTTCCCCTTCCTGTGGACCCTGTCGACGTCGCTCTCGCCGGGAGCGGGGCTCGATGCGACACCGCAGCTCGTTCCCGACGACCCCTCGATCTCGGCGTACCAGACCCTGTTCGCCGAGCTCCCCTTCGCCCGGATCATCCTCAACTCCCTCGGTCTTGCCGTCGCGACGGCGGTCTTCCAGCTGGTGACGAGCTCGCTGGCCGCCTACGCCTTCAGCCGGCTGCCGTTCCGTGGCCGCGGGTTCGTGTTCGCCCTCTATCTGGCCACGATGATGATCCCGATCCAGGTGCTCATCGTCCCGCTGTTCGTTCAGATGCGGGACCTCGGCCTCGTCGACACCTATCTCGGCGTCCTGCTTCCGGGTATCGCGAGCGCGTTCGGGGTCTTCCTTCTGCGCCAGGCCATGAACGCCGTGCCGCGAGAGCTCGACGAGGCGGCGACGCTGGACGGCGCGGGGCACTTCCGCATCTTCGGCACCGTGGTGCTCCCGCTGGTGGGCCCGACGCTCGCGACGCTCGCGGTCTTCTCCTTCATGAACAGCTGGAACAGCTTCCTGTGGCCGCTCATCATCCTGCGCTCGAAAGAGCTGCAGACCCTGCCGCTCGCGCTCGCCGGGTTGCAGGGGCAGTACACCACCGAATGGGACGTCATGATGGCCGGTTCTGTCGTCAGCATCCTCCCGATGCTCGCCATCTACGTCTTCGCCCAGCGCTACGTCATCCAAGGCGTCGCGAGCAGCGGCATCAAGTGA